Proteins found in one Anopheles aquasalis chromosome 3, idAnoAquaMG_Q_19, whole genome shotgun sequence genomic segment:
- the LOC126578926 gene encoding guanine nucleotide-binding protein G(s) subunit alpha, which translates to MGCFGSAGSKQSDSNSSEDTKSQKRRSDAITRQLQKDKQVYRATHRLLLLGAGESGKSTIVKQMRILHVNGFSDTERKQKIEDIKKNIRDAILTITGAMSTLTPPIQLEKPDNQVRVDYIQDYASGPDFNYPPEFYEHTEELWKDRGVQQTYERSNEYQLIDCAKYFLDRVSEIKQPNYTPTEQDILRCRVLTSGIFETRFQVDKVNFHMFDVGGQRDERRKWIQCFNDVTAIIFVTACSSYNMVLREDPTQNRLRESLDLFKSIWNNRWLRTISVILFLNKQDLLAEKIKAGKSKLSDYFGEFNRYQTPADAVCEMGEDPEVIRAKYFIRDEFLRISTASGDGKHYCYPHFTCAVDTENIKRVFNDCRDIIQRMHLRQYELL; encoded by the exons ATGGGTTGCTTCGGCTCGGCCGGATCGAAACAGTCGGACTCGAACAGCTCCGAGGACACGAAAAGCCAGAAACGGCGCAGCGATGCCATCACACGGCAGCTGCAAAAAGATAAGCAG GTGTACAGAGCTACTCAtagactactactactcggtGCCGGCGAGTCTGGGAAGTCCACGATCGTAAAGCAGATGAGAATATTGCACGTAAACGGGTTTTCCGACACTGAGCGGAAGCAAAAGATAGAGGACATCAAGAAAAACATTCGCGATGCAATCttg ACAATTACCGGTGCGATGAGCACACTGACACCGCCTATTCAATTAGAAAAACCGGATAATCAAGTCCGAGTAGACTACATTCAGGATTATGCGTCAG GTCCCGACTTCAATTATCCTCCGGAGTTCTACGAGCACACCGAAGAGTTGTGGAAAGATCGCGGAGTGCAGCAAACGTACGAGCGATCGAATGAGTATCAATTAATCGATTGTGCTAAATA CTTTCTGGATCGTGTTAGTGAAATCAAACAGCCTAACTATACTCCAACCGAACAGGATATCCTGAGATGTCGTGTGCTCACCTCCGGTATCTTCGAAACTAGGTTTCAGGTTGATAAAGTGAACTTTCA CATGTTCGACGTTGGAGGGCAGCGCGACGAGCGACGTAAGTGGATTCAATGTTTCAACGATGTCACAGCAATCATCTTCGTGACGGCGTGTTCTAGTTATAATATGGTCCTGCGTGAAGATCCTACCCAAAACCGACTAAGAGAGTCTCTGGATCTGTTTAAAAGTATTTGGAATAATCG ATGGTTACGGACTATATCCGTaatattgtttttaaacaaacaagaTTTGCTGGCCGAGAAGATCAAGGCTGGCAAAAGCAAACTGTCCGATTACTTCGGCGAGTTCAATCGTTACCAAACGCCAG CTGATGCTGTCTGCGAGATGGGTGAAGATCCAGAAGTGATTAGAGCGAAATATTTTATAAGAGACGAGTTTTTG CGTATATCGACGGCGAGTGGCGATGGCAAACATTACTGCTATCCTCACTTTACCTGTGCGGTAGATacggaaaacataaaaagagtCTTCAACGATTGTCGAGACATCATTCAGCGGATGCATCTGCGGCAGTATGAGTTGTTATAG
- the LOC126575728 gene encoding zinc finger protein 853-like → MKYKSKKSGKKGKKQNTGCVTAVPVIAAADVSEDESAINGGSDGYEEEHPSENPVEKMLHEDPAFEEMRSAKQLLIDAEARCKRMANLISVAVEELASVNRGVEKACGTFMECMTKMVLAKKEQEEQEQQKLEQLKEQEVQLKQLQEQLLQQERQKQKQLKEQEVQLKQLQEQLLQQERQKQKQLKEQDIQLKQLQEQQKQQKLEQLKEQDIQLKQLQELQQERQRQKQLSEQMKQLKQQQEQLQQRKEQNQKQPIEQEKELKQHQEQNKKQQHQQEQLQHQKEQNQKQPIEQENPLKKLLEPLLQHEQRKLQLQQQQQEKQQSKESDSIPTADSTQTAKKIAASMIRAKNMVRIKMSSIDCLATGADIVAAIEERIGITIPPPPVQLHKNGWGTAVFSVPRAKGDELVSKGRLVVLDIPSKLKIVDPLPKELLRCSRCLERGHIAKKCEGVDRSNLCLQCAQPGHSSATCKEFPKCILCGNEHRMGARTCSFSVRAS, encoded by the coding sequence ATGAAGTACAAATCAAAGAAGTCCggcaagaaaggaaaaaagcaaaacaccggCTGCGTTACGGCGGTTCCGGTGATTGCAGCAGCGGATGTGAGCGAAGACGAGAGCGCTATCAACGGTGGCAGCGATGGGTACGAGGAAGAACATCCGAGCGAAAATCCAGTTGAAAAAATGCTCCACGAGGATCCCGCTTTTGAGGAGATGAGGAGTGCCAAGCAGCTCTTAATTGATGCCGAAGCCAGGTGCAAGCGAATGGCCAATTTGATCAGTGTGGCCGTTGAGGAGCTGGCATCAGTTAACAGGGGTGTAGAGAAAGCGTGTGGCACATTTATGGAATGTATGACCAAAATGGTATTGGCGAAAAAGGAACAagaagagcaggagcagcaaaaactgGAACAGCTAAAAGAGCAGGAAGTACAACTGAAACAGCTGCAGGAGCAGCTACTACAGCAGGAGCGACAAAAGCAGAAACAGCTAAAAGAGCAGGAAGTACAACTAAAACAGCTGCAGGAGCAGCTACTACAGCAGGAGCGACAAAAGCAGAAACAGCTAAAAGAGCAGGACATACAACTAAAAcagctgcaggagcagcaaaagcagcaaaaactgGAACAGCTAAAAGAGCAGGACATACAACTAAAACAGCTGCAGGAGCTACAGCAGGAGCGGCAAAGGCAGAAACAGCTAAGTGAGCAGATGAAACAActgaaacagcagcaggagcagctacAACAGCGGAAAGAGCAAAATCAGAAACAGCCAATAGAGCAGGAGAAAGAACTAAAACAACATCAGGaacaaaataagaaacaacaacaccagcaggagcagctacAACACCAGAAGGAGCAAAATCAGAAACAGCCAATTGAGCAGGAGAATCCACTAAAAAAGCTGCTAGAGCCGCTACTACAGCACGAGCAACGGaaactgcaactgcagcagcaacaacaggagaAACAGCAATCGAAGGAATCGGATTCAATTCCAACTGCCGATAGCACGCAGACGGCTAAGAAAATTGCCGCATCAATGATAAGAGCAAAGAATATGGTCAGGATAAAAATGTCTTCCATCGACTGCCTAGCTACGGGAGCTGATATCGTTGCAGCGATTGAGGAACGAATTGGTATAACCATACCTCCCCCTCCTGTGCAACTCCATAAGAATGGATGGGGGACCGCTGTGTTCTCCGTACCGCGAGCTAAAGGGGATGAGCTGGTGAGCAAGGGAAGGCTAGTGGTTTTAGACATACCGAGCAAGTTGAAGATCGTAGATCCACTACCGAAGGAACTACTGCGATGCAGTCGTTGTCTCGAGCGGGGACATATCGCGAAGAAATGTGAGGGTGTGGACCGATCAAACTTGTGCCTCCAGTGTGCCCAACCGGGCCATTCCAGTGCAACGTGCAAGGAGTTTCCGAAATGCATCCTCTGTGGCAACGAACATCGAATGGGCGCCAGAACGTGCTCGTTTTCAGTTCGCGCTAGCTAA